Part of the Candidatus Lernaella stagnicola genome is shown below.
CGTTTTGATCAAATGGTCGAGGTAGAGCGCGGTGTCGTCGAATCCCGCGCTTCGGCAGGGGAACCACGCGTACCCGTCCGTGAAGTTCTCGGCTTCGCCGAAGCGTTGCACGGCTTTCGCATGAGCTTGGCGACACACCGCGACCGCGGATGCGCCGAAAAGGGAAACCAAGGCGTCGCTCATGACGCCCTCCCCGCTCCGGCGCGAACAAAGCGCAACAGGTCGGCGATCGTTTTGAGAATCACCGTGGGCCGGCTGCCGTTGGCCAGCCCGCCGGTACGGCGATGAAATTGGGACGGCACTTCAACAATGCGTAGGCCGCGTCGTCGGGCCCGCACCAGCAGTTCCTGTTGCATGAACACGCCTTCGGATTGGACGGGTAGCCGACCGACCGTGTTCATCCGCCACATGTGCACCCAATTGACGTCACGAAAACGCTGGCGAAAGACAAGATTGACCAGCCACACGTAAACCGCCGACTGCATCTTGCGCACCACGCCGTACCCTTCGCGATGCGTCCGGAAACCGATGACGATATCCGCGTTCGCCGCGGCATGCACGAACTCCGGCAACTCGTCGGGGTTGAACTGGCCGTCGGCGGGTACGTACGTGGCCAGGTCCTTCGCCGCATGTTCGAGGCCGGTGCGGATCGCGCGTCCGGAGCCGCGGTTGTCGTCGTGCCGCAGCAGGCGCACGTTTCGATCAGTCAATGTTTCCGCGACAGCGGCCGTCTCGTCGGTACTGCCGTCGTCGACGATCAACACCTCGTATTCGATCTTCCCTTCCAACGCGTCGCGCACGCCCGCCGCCACCGCCGCGATGGTTTGCGATTCGTTGAAGGCCGGAATGATGACACTGAGCGATTCCACGCGCTACTTCTCAAGCAGATAGCTGCCGAGAATGACGGCGTCGAGACCCGAAGTGTACAGGCAGGCCAGCGCGTCCTCGACCGACGCGCAAATCGGATCGCCTCGCTTATTGAACGAAGTGTTGAGAACCATCGGCACGCCGGTAGCCGCTTCAAAATGTGACAGCAAATCGAACAGCGCCTCGTCTTCGGACCGCGTCACCGTTTGCAGGCGAACGCTGCCGTCGTAATGCACGACCGCCGGGATGCGCTCGACGCTTTCGGGCAAAGCGCGAACCACCTTGTTCATGAAGGGCGTCGCCCGCGCGTTTTCGAAAAACTCGTCGACACCGCCCAGCGTGCAAACCGGCGCGAAAGGTCGAAACTCCTCCCGGTATTTGACCTTGGCGTTGGCCCGCTGCTTTGCCGCCGGGTCCCGTGGGTCGGCCAGGATGCTGCGCGCGCCCAAGGCGCGGGGGCCGTACTCCATGGCACCGTTCATCCAGCCGATGATGCTCCCGCGAGCAATCATATCGGCGGCGACGGCGGCTGGGTTCTCCAGCTTCTGGTGATGCAGGTTGTATTTCGACAAGGCGCGAAGCACGGATTCATCGTCGAACGAGGGGCCGAGGTGGTCGGTATACGGCTCGGACAACCGCGGCGTTACGCCAAGATGGTCGGAGAGCAGAAACGCCGCGCCCAGCGGTCCGCCGCCGTCATGCGCGGGCGGCAGGATGAAAATCTCCTCGAACCCGGCCTCGCGCTCCAAGCGTCCCATAGCCACGGCGTTGAGCATGACGCCGCCCGCCAGACACAGACGCGGCGCGCCGGTTTCTTCGCGCAATTCGCGCGCCAGATGCAGGAGCACGCGTTCGACAGCCTCTTGCAGCGCTGCGGCGAGATCGAGGTGGTCGGCGGTGAGGTCGCCGTCGGGCCGACGCGGTGATCCAAAGGCTTGTACGAATTTCGGCGAGAAGCGATGTCGTCCGCGCTGGAAGTACGAGAAGTAGGAAAGGTCGACCTCAAAGCCGCCCGCGTGGGTGCGCAGGATGCGGTCGAACTCGGTGCGAAAGCGCTCGGAATCGCCCATCCCGGCCAGCGCCATTACCTTGCCTTCACCGTTGTTGGGTCGGAAGCCGAGAAACTCGGTCACCGCCGCGTACACCGAGCCGAGCGAATGCGGAAACGGGACGCTTCCCAAGGTTTCCAAGCGGCCGTCACGACCCACGGCGCGCAGGGTGGAAATCCGCTCGCCGTAGCCGTCGGCGGTGAGGATCGCCGCGTCCGGAAATCGTGAGGCATAGTACGCGCCCGCGGCGTGGCACAGGTGGTGATCGAAAAAATGTACGGCCAACGTGCGGTCGCCGATGGGGAGACGCATTTCCAGGTGGTCGCCGACATCTTCGCGGTCGGCTAGGGCCAGCAGCTTGGCGGGGATGATCTCCAGATACTCGCGTTGGTCGCGGTAAGTTGTTTCGCGCAGGCGATTCGGTGCGTGAAGATGCACGGCCGGATTCCACGAGACGGCGACGGCTTCGATGTTCTCCAACGAGACTCCGGCGCTGCGCAAACAGAAATCGATCGCCCCGGTCGGGTAGGCCGACGAGTGTTTCACGCGGTCGAAACGCTCTTGCAACGCCGCCGCCACGGGTTTGCCGTCGTCAAGGACAACAGCCGCGGAATCCAAGGAGAAATTGAGTGCCAATAGGTGCAAAAAGCCCGCCTCACTTTGATTGCTATACAGAAGGCGGGATGGTAGCATGATTGCCCATGTTTTGCCACGGTCGCGCGTGGCTTCCCGGACAACCAGAAAACAAGGAAGTCCATGAAAAGTCCTTTCGAAATACTCCGCCGGTTGCCGAAATTCGGCGGCTATTTGGTTAAGAAGCCGGGGTTTGCCTACCACGCCGCGGGCCACGTGCTGCGCGAGAAATGGCGCGGCGAACGTTTGATTACCGCCATCGAATACGGCGTGACCTACAAATGTCAGGCTAAGTGCGAGAAATGCTCGGCGCTGAAGATGGACGACCCCACGCGCCCCAAACTCACCGACGACCAACTGCGGCAACTCGGCGACGACTGCTACCGCTGGGGCGTGTACGAGGCGAATTTCACCGGCGGCGAGCCCCTGGTGGACAAGCGCTTGGAAGATATCATCTCGTTCTTCCATCCCGAACGTACCTTCATCGGCATCAACACCAACGGCGCATTGCTCGATCGCCGCCGCATCATGACCCTGCGCGCGGCGGGCGCGGACCTGTTCAAGATCAGCCTCGACTCGCCCATCGCTGCCGAGCACGACGCAAGCCGCGGCATCCCCGGACTCTTCGACCACATTTTCGAGACGCTGCGCATCATTCAGGAAACGCCCGGCGTTCGCGGGCACCTGTGCATGGTCACGACGCGCGAGGCGGTCGAGTCCGGGCAGGTGAGCCAAACCTTGGCTTTGGCCAAGAAATACGACGCCACGTTGGGAATGGTGTTCCCCTCGGTAACCGGCGGCTGGTCGCGGCAGCACGAAGTGATGATCGAAGATACGCACCGCGACAAGCTGCGGCGCATCGCCGAGGACCCGGCAGTGTTTTTCCAAGGCAACGTCGGCAAGGGAGAATTCCGCTGCCCCTGCGGCACGCGCGAGATTTACATCACCTGCTACGGCGACATCATCCCCTGCCCCTTCATCCAAATCGCCTTCGGCAACATCACCGACGAGCCCTTCGATGCCATCTACCGGCGCATGTCCGGCTGGGACATGCTGGCCAAGCGCGACCACATGTGCCACGGCGCGCAGGATCGCGAATTCATCGAAAAGTACAACGACCCGCTGGCCGGTGAAGACGTGCTGCCGATTGCCTACGACCGGCACCCCAGCGGCATCGACGTCAAGCCGTGAACACCGACCACTTGTCACCTCATCCGATGTGGGCGCGTCTTCTTGTGGCGCGAACCTGGGAGATGTTCCCCAGCGTTCGCGGCATGCGCCGCGCGATCGCCGAGGAAGTCGCTACATCCGCCGTGCTGGAGATCGGCTGCGGTTTCGGCATGAACCTGCGCCACATGCGCGGACCATACATCGGCCTGGACCTCGACGAGCTCATGATGTGCAAAGCCCGCGAACTGCACCCGCATGCCGAGTTTCTGGCGGGCACGGTCGATGACCACATCGCGGCGCTGGCGGGGATTCCTCTGGTTCTGTTTTCGATCGTCTTGCACGAACTGCCGCCCGGGATACGTCGCGACGTGCTCGATGCGGCGGCGCGCACGGCAAGCGAACGAATTTTGATCTTCGACTACAACCCGCAGATGTCCGCGTTCAAGAAGTGGCAAATCTCGTTACTGGAAGAGGGGCCGCTCGCCGACTTCTGGAATTTTTCGTTGGCGGATTTTTTTCACGAGCGCGGCTGGCGGGAAGAAGGCAGCCGCCCGGTCAACCACCGGTTCTATATGTGGCGGTTCCGGAAGGCCGACTAAGTAAGCGACGCCACAGGTGCGACGTGGCCATGTACGCCAGGTCCCACACGATCCACGGGCTGCGAATCGACCGTAACCGCCGCAGGATGTAACGCCATCGATAATACAGCCGCCCGTAGGCGCGATCGATAAGCTTTTCGACCTCCTCCGTCGACACTTGGTACGCGGGCGAAGGTTTGCGGTAACCGGGATACGCCGGGTCGAATTCGAGGCCGCAGCGCTGCGTGATCGCCGCCCCGCGAAACGGCACGAAGAGGAAGAAGATCGAGTAATCCGCGTCGATCTTTTCGGCGAAGTCGACCGTGCGCCCCATCGCGGCGCGGCTTTCGCCGGGCAAGCCCAGCAGGTAGTTGGCCACGATCTCCAACCCAACGCGTCGCGCCGTGGCAATCGCCTCCAACGCCTGCGCCGTCGTGAGCTTTTTATTGACTTGGCCCAGCGTTTCGTCGTCGCCGCTCTCGATGCCGATTTCCACGCGGTAGCAGCCCGCCGCTTTCATGATGCGCAGTAGGCCCTCGTCCATCAGGTCGACGCGCCCGGTGCACATCCAATCCAGCGGCTCCCCGTTGGCCCGAATCAACTCGGCGAAGCCCTCCAGCACGGGCCGGTTGATCATCAGCACGTCGTCGATGAAGCGGATGTCGTGGATGTCGTGCTCGCGGCGAATGCCGCTGATCTCTTCGTAGATGCTCGCGGCCGAGCGGTAGCGGACCGGACCGTCGTGCACCGACTTCTCGCAAAATTCACAACTGTAGGGGCAGCCGCGATGCGTGAATATGCTCGTCGAACGGCGCTGCCGCTTGTAGGCGGGCCCGCCGCGGTATTCCTGAAGCGGCAGCAGGTGGCGGGCCGGAAAGGGCACGGCGTCGGGCTGAACTTTCGGGGAGCGCTCCACGTCGGGAGAGGCCGGAGTGGCCACACCGGCAGCGGTGTCGACGCGTGGCAGGGCGTGGCAGAAATCGACGATCGTCTCCTCCGCTTCGCCGAGGAAAACCGCGTCGAACAGGCCGGTGTCGAGATAGCGCGCGGTTTGGATCGTTGCATCGGCGCCGCCGGCTACGAATTTTGTCGCCTCGCCGAGTCGCTGCCGCAGCCGCGCGGCAACCGCCACGGTATCCTCGTACGTCGCCGCCAAGGTGCTGATGCCGACCAGGTCCGGCGACCAGCCAACGATGTCCGTCTCCCCCCGGTGGCGTTGCGACGCGAGATTGAAATCGAACACCCGCACGGCGTGGCCTTCGTTTTCCAACACGGCGGCCAGGTACAGCAATCCGAGCGGCGGCAGATCGGAACGGCCCAGGCGTTCGAATGCGCTTTTGGCGGGTAAGGCCGGATGGATCAACGCGACGCGCAAACATCCGGATGGTGCGGCCTTTTTCATCTCGGTGAAAGTAGCACATGGCATCGGGAGCGGCAAACTTTTCGCCGCGTCCCACGTCTTTGTTGACGCTCCGCGCCGCGTGCTACACAATCACTTTCATGCAACACCAATCACCGGCCGTCGCGCCCCGCCTGCTCATTACCGGCGGGGCCGGTTTTCTGGGCACGAACCTCGCCGCTGCAGCGGTAGCATCCTGCGAAGTCGTGTTGCTGGACAACCTCGCGCGCAACTCGCTTCCCAACGTGCCCGCCGCGCAGCGCGAGCGCTATCGCTTGATCGAAGGCGACGTGACCAACCCGCAGGATCTGGCCGAAGCCGCGCGCGACGCCCATTTCGTGGTGCATCTGGCCGCCATCGCGGGCGTGCACAACTACTACGAACGGCCGTTTGACGTATTGCGCGTCAATGCCGGCGGCACGCTCGCACTGCTTCAGGCGCTGACACCACAGCCGCCGCAACGCCTCGTGTTTGTATCCACCAGCGAGGTCTACGGTCGCCACGCCGCCGACGCCAAGGAAGACGACCTGCTGCAAGTCGATCACTACGCCGAGATGCGTTGGACCTACGCCGTTTCGAAAATTGCCGCCGAAAAAGCCTGCCTCGCTTGGGGCAAACAATTCGGCACGGAAGTCGTTTGCCTGCGCCCCTTCAACATTTACGGGCCCGGCCAAACCGGCGCGGGAGCCGTGCGCGACATGATCCTCGCCGGCCTTGCCGGACGCGATCTGATCCTGCATGGCGACGGCTCGCAAGTTCGAGCTTGGTGCTACGTGGATGATTTCACCAGCGCCGTCATGGCCGCGTTGCACGCGCCGGACATCGAGGGCGAGGTGTTCAACATCGGCAATCCGGACGCCGCGGTGACCGTCGCCGAGTTGGCCAAACAGATCGTCGCAGCCACCGGCAATCGTTCGCGCATTCGACGCGAGGCGCATTTCGGCACCGACATTCCCTATCGCACGCCCAACGTCGATAAAGCGCGCGCCCGCTTGGGTGTGGCGCCCGCGACCCCGTTATCCGAAGGCCTGCAACAAACCGTAGCGTGGTACCGTGATCATGAATAAAGACAAAACCATCCGCATGGCGCACCCGCAGTTCAGCGACGCGCTGCAGGATTCCATCGACGACATTCTGGCCGGCGGTCGCTTGATTCAGGGCGAATATCGACGCGCCTTCGAAGCGGCATTGGCGGCGCACTTCGGCGTGAAGCATGCCGTCACTTTCAATTCGGGCACTACCGCGCTTTTCGCGGCGCTGCACAGTCTCGACCTCGACGCGCGCGCCCCGGTTATTGTCCCCGATTACGGTTTCATCGCCACAGCCAACGCGGTTGAGTTTTGTGGAGCCGACGCGGTGTTCGCCGACGTCGATCCCGATGACTGTGGTCTCTCGCCCGCCTGGCTGGTCGACCACGCCCCGCCCAACGCCGCCGCCGTGGTCGTCGTCCATCAATTCGGATTGCCCGCCAAACTGACGGCGATTCGTGAATGGGCCGACCGCCACGGCGCCCGTGTCATTGAAGACTCGGCCTGCGCCTTGGGCACCACCTGCGACGGCGTCCCGCTGGGCGCCGCATCTGGTATCGGCGTCTTGAGCTTTCATCCGCGAAAGATCGTCACGACCGGCGACGGCGGCGCGTTGTTGACCGACGAGGACGAGTTCGCCGCCCGCGCCACGGCGCTGGCCAATCACGGCCGCGCGGCGGGTATTGAAGCGCGACTCGGCTTAAACCTCCGGCTGCCGGAGATCGCCTGCGCGATGGGCCTGGAACAACTAGCCCGGCTCGGCGCGATGATCGCCGTGCGTCGTAAGATCGGGGAAGCCTACGGCTACCTGCTGGCCGACTCGCCGTTGACGTTGCCCGCGCCGCGTCCCGGCGTCGGATGGAATCACCAAACCTATTTCGTTTTGCTGCCCGCCGGCGTCGACCGCGCCCGCCTGCTGGAGCACCTGCATCACGCGGGCATCGAGGCAAACGTACCGGCGCAATCGCTCAGCGACGATCCTCTCTACCGCGACCGTGGCGGCAGTGCCCCGGCAAGGACGGCGGTCTCTTGCGACTTGGCCCGTCGCGCGGTGGGTGTGCCGTGCCACGATTCAATGACCATTGACGACGCGCGGCGCGTTGCCGACGTGTTGCTTCGCGCCCTCGACGCGGCTAGGATTGGCGCGTAACAATCCGTCCGTATTCCGAGGTTACCTCATGTGTGATGCCAGAGTTTTTCCCGAAACGATCATCGGTCCCGAGGCCATACTCGAAGACGGCTGCGTGATCGGCTGCCCGCCCAAATACGGCGAAACCGTGCCCGCGCGGCTGGGCCGCGAAGCGCACGTTCGCTCGCACACCGTGATTTACGCGGGCACCATCATCGGCGATCACTTTTTCTGCGGACATCACGTCACGATTCGTGAGAACTGCCGCATCGGCCAGGATGTCAGCGTCGGCACCGGCAGCGTGTTGGAGCATAGCGTGGAACTCGAGGACGGCGTGCGCCTGCACTCGTCGGTGTACGTGCCGGAGTTCACCGTGCTGCGCGCCGGGTGCTGGATCGGCCCGCGCGCCTGCTTCACCAACGCCAAATACCCGACCTTCTCCGGCAGCAAGGACCACTTGGCGGGCGTCGAAGTCGGCCCTGGGGCGATCGTCGGCGCGAATGCCACAATTTTGCCGGGTGTGAAAATCGGCGAACGCGCGTTCGTCGGCGCCGGAGCCGTCGTCACTCACGACGTCCCGCCGGGCGTGGTCGTGGTCGGCAACCCGGCCCGCGCGCTTCGCCCGGTGCAGCATATCTCCTACTAAGGCCATGGCCATGCGCGTTCCACTCGCCGACCTTTCCGCTCAATACCGCGCGTTGCAAGACGATATCGACCAGGCCGTGCAGCGCGTGCTGGCCGGCGGGCGCTTCATCAACGGCGAAGAAGTCGAAGCCTTCGAAAGCGAATTCGCCGCCTATGTCGATGCCGTCCATGCGGTGGCCGTCGGCAACGGTACCGACGCCCTGGCGCTCGCGTTGCAGGCTTCCGGATTGCCGCCCGGCGCGAAAGTGCTGGTTCCGGCCCACACCTTTCACGCCACCGTCGAGGCGGTTTATCTGGCCGGCATGCAGCCTGTCGTCACCGACGTGCATCCCGAATCACTGCTGCTCGACGCCGACGCCCTTCGGCGCGCGCTAACTGATTCGATCCGCGCCGTCGTGCCCGTGCATCTCTACGGCTACCCCGCGGCCATGGAGGCAATCGTCGCCCTGGCCGGGGAACGCAACCTGGTCGTGATCGAAGACGCCGCCCAAGCCCACGGCTGCCGCCTCGCCGGTCGGCACGCGGGCACTTGGGGCGCCGCGGGCGCATTCAGCTTTTTCCCCGGCAAGACGCTGGGCGCATACGGCGACGGCGGGATGATCGTCACCGGCGATAACACTTTGGCCGACACGGCGCGCCGCTTGCGCAACCACGGACGCCCCGCCCGCGCCGGAGAGCATGGGCGCAACAGTCGGCTCGACGAGATGCAGGCCGCCGTGCTGCGCGTCAAGCTGCGTCATCTGGATGCGTGGGTGGAACGTCGCCGCGACATCGAGGCCCGTTACCGGGAGCGGCTGCCCGAGAATCGCGGCTTCGCTTTCCTGCCCGCACCGCCGCAGGCCGAAATCGCGCCGCTCAACGTCGTGATTCGCACCGCGCGCCGCGACGCCCTGGCGACCTACCTCGCCGAACGCGGCATCGAGGCCAAGCCGCACTACGCGCAAACGGTCGTCGAATCGGACGCCTATCGGCACCTGACGCCTGCCGACGGTCCGCCGGCAAACGCGATCGTCGCCGCGCGCACGGTGTTGAGCCTTCCCAATTATCCGGAAATGACGGACGCACAGGTGGATTACGTTATCGACGCCGTCGCGGCGTTTCTGGAAGACAATCCCTCAGCCTGACAGCAACCTCACCAGCAGCGACTTCTTGATCGTGATGCCCTGCTCCGGGCACAGCTCGAAGCAGCAAAAGCACTCGGTACACTTAGCGCGGTTGATGGTGAGAACGTCGTCTGCGATGGCGATGGCGCCGACCGGGCAGGACCGCTCGCACAAGCCGCAGCGCGTGCAACCGGCGTCGTTCCATGTCGGCCGCACCGTGAAGAAATAGCGGTTGAGCAGGCGCAGCAGCCACGAAGGCATGGCGCGCATCATCGTGTTGCTGCACAGCGCGAAGGCCGTGGGCTTGGTGTCATCGATCGACTCGCCGACGACTTCGATTTCCTCGGCGCGGTTTTCTCCCAAGCCGCGACGGTGCGCGGGCGCAATGGTCGGTATCAGTTCCGGCCGGTACCCGATAATCCGCGCTGCCACGTGGTCGAGCGCGACGCCGTCGGCCGAAGCCAGGATCGCGCCGATGTGAAAGGGCGACCCCTTGGAAGGCCCATTGCCCGCCATGGCCAGCACGGCGTCCATGACCGACAGGCGCGGGCGCAACACTGAGTAGATGTCGAGCAGGGCGTTGCCCAAATCGTTCGGGCTGGGGGCGAGCCGGTGCACGATCAACTTACCCGCGCCGGGCAGGCAGCCGAGCATGTTCTTCACCGCGCCGGTCATCAGGGTTTCGATGTGGGTCTTGAGTTTGGGAACGCTGATGATCGCGTCCGCTTCCAGCACGGCCTTCGAGACGCGAATCTCACGCAAATAAGTTCCGTCGGGGATTTCCACCGTCTCCGAACCCGCCGTCTCCAGCAGCACGGTTTCGACGCCGTGCTCGCGGGCCAGCGGGCCGACACCGGATTCCTCGAGGGCCTTTTCCGACAGGCCGTAGTCGGCGCCGCCGCAGGAATCGCCGATCACCGGATGCGCGCCCAGTTCCCTGACCAGCAGGGCCAGCGCCACGGCGACCGCCGGATGGGTCACGACCGCCTGTTCGGGCGCGGCGGCGCGAAGCATGCTGATTTTGATCAGTACGCGTTCGTCCTCGCTGACGAATTTCGCCAGCCCGCCGAGGTGGTCGAGCGCGGCGCGAAGCCGGTCGATGACCTGCTCGAGTTGGTAGTCCGGGCAATGGCTGATGGCGACTTGCGACACGACTGGTCTCCCTTTGTTTTCTTTTTTTGTCGCACTACGTCGTGGTTCTTGTCAAAGTCACGTACATTTGAAACGATCCACCTACACAAGACAACGGGAGAACGAATCGCAGAT
Proteins encoded:
- a CDS encoding NAD-dependent epimerase/dehydratase family protein, whose protein sequence is MQHQSPAVAPRLLITGGAGFLGTNLAAAAVASCEVVLLDNLARNSLPNVPAAQRERYRLIEGDVTNPQDLAEAARDAHFVVHLAAIAGVHNYYERPFDVLRVNAGGTLALLQALTPQPPQRLVFVSTSEVYGRHAADAKEDDLLQVDHYAEMRWTYAVSKIAAEKACLAWGKQFGTEVVCLRPFNIYGPGQTGAGAVRDMILAGLAGRDLILHGDGSQVRAWCYVDDFTSAVMAALHAPDIEGEVFNIGNPDAAVTVAELAKQIVAATGNRSRIRREAHFGTDIPYRTPNVDKARARLGVAPATPLSEGLQQTVAWYRDHE
- a CDS encoding carbamoyltransferase C-terminal domain-containing protein; the protein is MHLLALNFSLDSAAVVLDDGKPVAAALQERFDRVKHSSAYPTGAIDFCLRSAGVSLENIEAVAVSWNPAVHLHAPNRLRETTYRDQREYLEIIPAKLLALADREDVGDHLEMRLPIGDRTLAVHFFDHHLCHAAGAYYASRFPDAAILTADGYGERISTLRAVGRDGRLETLGSVPFPHSLGSVYAAVTEFLGFRPNNGEGKVMALAGMGDSERFRTEFDRILRTHAGGFEVDLSYFSYFQRGRHRFSPKFVQAFGSPRRPDGDLTADHLDLAAALQEAVERVLLHLARELREETGAPRLCLAGGVMLNAVAMGRLEREAGFEEIFILPPAHDGGGPLGAAFLLSDHLGVTPRLSEPYTDHLGPSFDDESVLRALSKYNLHHQKLENPAAVAADMIARGSIIGWMNGAMEYGPRALGARSILADPRDPAAKQRANAKVKYREEFRPFAPVCTLGGVDEFFENARATPFMNKVVRALPESVERIPAVVHYDGSVRLQTVTRSEDEALFDLLSHFEAATGVPMVLNTSFNKRGDPICASVEDALACLYTSGLDAVILGSYLLEK
- a CDS encoding DUF362 domain-containing protein, coding for MSQVAISHCPDYQLEQVIDRLRAALDHLGGLAKFVSEDERVLIKISMLRAAAPEQAVVTHPAVAVALALLVRELGAHPVIGDSCGGADYGLSEKALEESGVGPLAREHGVETVLLETAGSETVEIPDGTYLREIRVSKAVLEADAIISVPKLKTHIETLMTGAVKNMLGCLPGAGKLIVHRLAPSPNDLGNALLDIYSVLRPRLSVMDAVLAMAGNGPSKGSPFHIGAILASADGVALDHVAARIIGYRPELIPTIAPAHRRGLGENRAEEIEVVGESIDDTKPTAFALCSNTMMRAMPSWLLRLLNRYFFTVRPTWNDAGCTRCGLCERSCPVGAIAIADDVLTINRAKCTECFCCFELCPEQGITIKKSLLVRLLSG
- a CDS encoding glycosyltransferase family 2 protein, producing the protein MESLSVIIPAFNESQTIAAVAAGVRDALEGKIEYEVLIVDDGSTDETAAVAETLTDRNVRLLRHDDNRGSGRAIRTGLEHAAKDLATYVPADGQFNPDELPEFVHAAANADIVIGFRTHREGYGVVRKMQSAVYVWLVNLVFRQRFRDVNWVHMWRMNTVGRLPVQSEGVFMQQELLVRARRRGLRIVEVPSQFHRRTGGLANGSRPTVILKTIADLLRFVRAGAGRAS
- a CDS encoding DapH/DapD/GlmU-related protein — protein: MCDARVFPETIIGPEAILEDGCVIGCPPKYGETVPARLGREAHVRSHTVIYAGTIIGDHFFCGHHVTIRENCRIGQDVSVGTGSVLEHSVELEDGVRLHSSVYVPEFTVLRAGCWIGPRACFTNAKYPTFSGSKDHLAGVEVGPGAIVGANATILPGVKIGERAFVGAGAVVTHDVPPGVVVVGNPARALRPVQHISY
- a CDS encoding radical SAM protein, whose protein sequence is MRVALIHPALPAKSAFERLGRSDLPPLGLLYLAAVLENEGHAVRVFDFNLASQRHRGETDIVGWSPDLVGISTLAATYEDTVAVAARLRQRLGEATKFVAGGADATIQTARYLDTGLFDAVFLGEAEETIVDFCHALPRVDTAAGVATPASPDVERSPKVQPDAVPFPARHLLPLQEYRGGPAYKRQRRSTSIFTHRGCPYSCEFCEKSVHDGPVRYRSAASIYEEISGIRREHDIHDIRFIDDVLMINRPVLEGFAELIRANGEPLDWMCTGRVDLMDEGLLRIMKAAGCYRVEIGIESGDDETLGQVNKKLTTAQALEAIATARRVGLEIVANYLLGLPGESRAAMGRTVDFAEKIDADYSIFFLFVPFRGAAITQRCGLEFDPAYPGYRKPSPAYQVSTEEVEKLIDRAYGRLYYRWRYILRRLRSIRSPWIVWDLAYMATSHLWRRLLSRPSGTATYRTGG
- a CDS encoding radical SAM protein, coding for MKSPFEILRRLPKFGGYLVKKPGFAYHAAGHVLREKWRGERLITAIEYGVTYKCQAKCEKCSALKMDDPTRPKLTDDQLRQLGDDCYRWGVYEANFTGGEPLVDKRLEDIISFFHPERTFIGINTNGALLDRRRIMTLRAAGADLFKISLDSPIAAEHDASRGIPGLFDHIFETLRIIQETPGVRGHLCMVTTREAVESGQVSQTLALAKKYDATLGMVFPSVTGGWSRQHEVMIEDTHRDKLRRIAEDPAVFFQGNVGKGEFRCPCGTREIYITCYGDIIPCPFIQIAFGNITDEPFDAIYRRMSGWDMLAKRDHMCHGAQDREFIEKYNDPLAGEDVLPIAYDRHPSGIDVKP
- a CDS encoding DegT/DnrJ/EryC1/StrS family aminotransferase, giving the protein MNKDKTIRMAHPQFSDALQDSIDDILAGGRLIQGEYRRAFEAALAAHFGVKHAVTFNSGTTALFAALHSLDLDARAPVIVPDYGFIATANAVEFCGADAVFADVDPDDCGLSPAWLVDHAPPNAAAVVVVHQFGLPAKLTAIREWADRHGARVIEDSACALGTTCDGVPLGAASGIGVLSFHPRKIVTTGDGGALLTDEDEFAARATALANHGRAAGIEARLGLNLRLPEIACAMGLEQLARLGAMIAVRRKIGEAYGYLLADSPLTLPAPRPGVGWNHQTYFVLLPAGVDRARLLEHLHHAGIEANVPAQSLSDDPLYRDRGGSAPARTAVSCDLARRAVGVPCHDSMTIDDARRVADVLLRALDAARIGA
- a CDS encoding class I SAM-dependent methyltransferase, yielding MARTWEMFPSVRGMRRAIAEEVATSAVLEIGCGFGMNLRHMRGPYIGLDLDELMMCKARELHPHAEFLAGTVDDHIAALAGIPLVLFSIVLHELPPGIRRDVLDAAARTASERILIFDYNPQMSAFKKWQISLLEEGPLADFWNFSLADFFHERGWREEGSRPVNHRFYMWRFRKAD
- a CDS encoding DegT/DnrJ/EryC1/StrS family aminotransferase; translation: MRVPLADLSAQYRALQDDIDQAVQRVLAGGRFINGEEVEAFESEFAAYVDAVHAVAVGNGTDALALALQASGLPPGAKVLVPAHTFHATVEAVYLAGMQPVVTDVHPESLLLDADALRRALTDSIRAVVPVHLYGYPAAMEAIVALAGERNLVVIEDAAQAHGCRLAGRHAGTWGAAGAFSFFPGKTLGAYGDGGMIVTGDNTLADTARRLRNHGRPARAGEHGRNSRLDEMQAAVLRVKLRHLDAWVERRRDIEARYRERLPENRGFAFLPAPPQAEIAPLNVVIRTARRDALATYLAERGIEAKPHYAQTVVESDAYRHLTPADGPPANAIVAARTVLSLPNYPEMTDAQVDYVIDAVAAFLEDNPSA